The Chaetodon auriga isolate fChaAug3 chromosome 22, fChaAug3.hap1, whole genome shotgun sequence genome contains a region encoding:
- the LOC143315070 gene encoding E3 ubiquitin-protein ligase TRIM39-like: MAAASSLLSEDKFLCSVCLDVFTEPVSTPCGHNFCSACIHKYWDSSDVCQCPLCKREFSTRPELQVNTVVSELTAEFKTLVQVKASSPDPQPPETPDVLCDICSEMKEKAVKSCLMCLASFCEIHLEPHQRVAGLRSHVLLDPVKNLDDRMCKTHSKITELYCRTDQDCICILCFKTSHKGHDVVSLEEEYEAVMAKKDAAMANIQNMMQSRSEKIAEIEKSVDEAGTEKEASVQVFTDLIRSIQRSQAELVEAIEERYRATKQKAEGFLTDLKMEVAELKSRSSQLEQLSQSVDRHHFLQSFPTLCSPVNKDWTAIGVHSDMSFEAVRDAVTLLKQRVDEVMEELPEIIMKRMREHAVDLTFDPDTAYCSLVISQDGKQVTDGVTAQELPHSPNRFEVCPEVLAKEGFTTGKFYYEVQVKGVIKCVVGVVRESVDRKEDTLFSVEDGFWTIELKQGIYTAYAKPNVEVKPKEEPQKVGIFVDYEGGVVSFYEVNSKSHIYSFTGCHFTEKLYPYFSPQVNTSGANSVPLIITPVPQTH; the protein is encoded by the coding sequence ATGGCAGCTGCCAGCAGTCTGCTGTCAGAGGACAAGTTCctgtgttctgtctgtctggacgTGTTCACTGAGCCAGTCTCAACGCCATGTGGACACAACTTCTGCAGCGCATGTATCCATAAGTATTGGGACAGCAGTGACGTTTGCCAGTGTCCACTATGCAAAAGGGAGTTTTCTACAAGACCCGAACTCCAAGTCAACACTGTCGTCTCTGAGTTAACTGCTGAGTTTAAGACTTTAGTTCAAGTCAAAGCCTCAAGTCCAGACCCACAACCTCCTGAAACACCAGACGTTCTTTGTGATATCTGCTCTGAGATGAAGGAGAAGGCTGTTAAATCTTGCCTGATGTGCCTGGCGTCTTTCTGTGAAATACACCTTGAGCCACATCAGAGAGTTGCCGGTCTCAGGAGCCACGTATTATTAGATCCTGTGAAGAATCTTGATGACAGGATGTGCAAGACACACAGCAAGATAACAGAACTGTACTGTCGGACCGACCAGGACTGCATTTGCATCTTGTGTTTCAAAACCAGTCACAAGGGTCATGATGTCGTCTCGCTTGAAGAAGAATATGAAGCAGTGATGGCAAAAAAGGATGCTGCAATGGCAAATATTCAAAATATGATGCAGTCCCGGTCCGAGAAGATAGCTGAAATTGAGAAGTCAGTTGATGAAGCTGGGACAGAGAAAGAAGCCAGCGTGCAGGTCTTCACTGACTTGATCCGCTCCATCCAGAGAAGCCAGGCCGAGCTTGTTGAGGCGATTGAGGAGAGGTACAGAGCAACAAAGCAAAAGGCTGAGGGTTTTCTCACAGATCTGAAGATGGAAGTCGCTGAGCTTAAAAGCAGAAGCAgccagctggagcagctgtcaCAGTCTGTGGATCGCCATCATTTTCTCCAGAGCTTCCCAACCTTGTGCTCTCCTGTAAACAAGGACTGGACCGCCATTGGTGTTCACAGCGATATGTCGTTTGAGGCAGTGAGAGATGCTGTGACTCTGCTGAAACAGAGAGTTGATGAAGTGATGGAAGAGCTTCCTGAGATCATAatgaagagaatgagagagcATGCAGTGgacttgacctttgaccctgacaCGGCATATTGTTCACTTGTCATAAGCCAGGATGGAAAACAAGTGACTGATGGAGTCACAGCACAGGAGCTTCCCCACAGTCCAAACAGATTTGAAGTGTGTCCAGAGGTTTTAGCAAAGGAGGGCTTCACAACAGGGAAGTTTTACTACGAGGTGCAGGTGAAGGGGGTGATAAAGTGTGTTGTCGGAGTGGTCAGAGAGTCAGTTGATCGAAAGGAGGACACATTATTTTCAGTTGAAGATGGATTTTGGACCATTGAGCTCAAACAGGGTATATATACAGCATATGCAAAACCAAATGTTGAAGTCAAACCGAAAGAAGAGCCTCAGAAGGTGGGAATCTTTGTGGACTATGAAGGGGGAGTCGTCTCTTTCTATGAGGTGAACTCTAAATCACATATCTATTCTTTCACTGGTTGTCACTTCACAGAGAAACTTTATCCATACTTCAGTCCTCAAGTCAACACAAGTGGAGCAAACTCTGTCCCTCTCATCATAACGCCTGTACCTCAAACACATTAA